From the genome of Mycobacterium dioxanotrophicus, one region includes:
- a CDS encoding helix-turn-helix domain-containing protein has translation MVKIGQPEVREVLPTEVPFHDSTDTPGVEVLTFAALTRRARGHGLDPFTPMRPAFHHLVTVTGGPPLHCAVDFTEYELTQHDWLWIRPRQVLQWRPDLADSEGTILLFPSGFLDETTVATAHVDSPAAAPTPVRSSTADRTARLLVDAHRDQTGLPQAIRIEIVRHLLSALLLHLASTAESSSTDPTNTVFRDFQLAVERDYAHRHRVEDYATDLGYSVRTLTRACRLATGHGAKRVIDNRVLLEAKRLLVHTDLTGTAIGARVGIPDPTMFTKFFRTRTGETPATFRSRVRGI, from the coding sequence ATGGTGAAAATCGGACAACCCGAGGTGAGGGAAGTGCTGCCGACCGAGGTGCCGTTCCACGACTCGACGGACACCCCTGGCGTCGAAGTGCTCACCTTTGCCGCACTGACGCGGCGGGCGCGCGGTCACGGCCTCGACCCGTTCACCCCGATGCGCCCGGCGTTCCACCATCTCGTCACGGTCACCGGCGGCCCCCCGCTGCACTGCGCGGTCGACTTCACCGAATATGAACTGACCCAACATGACTGGCTGTGGATACGGCCGCGCCAGGTCCTGCAGTGGCGGCCCGACCTGGCCGATTCCGAGGGCACCATCCTGCTGTTTCCGTCGGGCTTCCTCGACGAGACCACGGTTGCGACGGCGCACGTCGACAGCCCGGCCGCGGCTCCGACCCCGGTGCGATCCTCCACGGCCGACCGGACCGCCCGACTCCTCGTCGACGCGCACCGGGACCAGACGGGCCTGCCTCAGGCCATCCGTATCGAGATCGTGCGCCACCTGCTGTCGGCACTGCTGCTGCACCTGGCAAGCACCGCCGAGAGCTCGTCGACGGATCCCACCAACACCGTGTTCCGTGACTTCCAGCTGGCCGTCGAGCGCGACTACGCGCACCGGCACCGGGTCGAGGACTACGCCACCGACCTCGGGTACAGCGTGCGCACGCTCACGCGGGCGTGCCGGCTGGCGACCGGCCACGGCGCGAAGCGTGTCATCGACAACCGGGTACTACTGGAGGCCAAACGACTGCTGGTGCACACCGACCTGACGGGCACCGCGATCGGCGCCCGAGTCGGCATTCCCGACCCGACGATGTTCACCAAGTTCTTCCGCACCCGTACCGGCGAAACCCCCGCAACTTTTCGGTCCCGCGTCCGCGGAATCTGA
- a CDS encoding pyridoxamine 5'-phosphate oxidase family protein, translating into MALSKDEREQFLAEPHIAALSVYAGDKRGPLTVPIWYQYSPGGEPWLLTGNGSRKHRLIEAAGHLSLMAERLEPSVRYVAVDGAVSRIEPGTDEQLVEMAKRYLAPDKVEPYLEYARREHGESVAVYLKPEHWLSADLGNL; encoded by the coding sequence ATGGCCCTCTCCAAGGACGAACGCGAACAGTTTCTAGCCGAACCGCACATCGCCGCCCTGTCGGTCTACGCCGGCGACAAGCGCGGACCGCTGACCGTACCGATCTGGTACCAGTACTCCCCCGGCGGTGAGCCTTGGCTGCTCACCGGCAACGGGTCCCGCAAGCACCGGCTGATCGAGGCGGCCGGTCACCTGTCGCTGATGGCCGAGCGGCTCGAACCGAGCGTGCGCTACGTGGCGGTCGACGGGGCGGTGAGCCGCATCGAGCCGGGCACCGACGAGCAGCTCGTCGAGATGGCCAAGCGCTATCTGGCCCCGGACAAGGTCGAACCGTACCTGGAGTACGCGCGCCGCGAGCACGGCGAAAGTGTCGCGGTCTACTTGAAGCCCGAGCACTGGCTCTCCGCCGACCTGGGCAACCTCTGA
- a CDS encoding transglycosylase SLT domain-containing protein: MGRKLDKTVDDPVKKDGGGTKKDEPGPTAPAGPQAIPVDQVTYANGNWPSGADATRTAINQALDQRGVTDPAARQRWIDAYMTLTEHESSYNPMAVNNWDINAKPPNSTYKVSDGSGNGCSRGLAQCVPGTFARYHQPGTSNDIYDPVANIAASMNYLVGNYGVAPDGSDILAKIPQANPGVHQGY, translated from the coding sequence CTGGGCAGAAAGCTCGACAAGACCGTCGATGATCCTGTTAAGAAGGACGGCGGCGGCACGAAGAAGGACGAGCCCGGCCCCACGGCGCCCGCTGGTCCGCAGGCCATCCCCGTCGACCAGGTGACCTACGCCAACGGCAATTGGCCCTCGGGCGCCGACGCCACCCGCACCGCCATCAATCAGGCCCTGGACCAACGCGGCGTCACCGACCCGGCTGCACGGCAACGCTGGATCGACGCCTACATGACTCTGACCGAGCACGAATCGTCGTATAACCCCATGGCGGTCAACAACTGGGACATCAACGCCAAGCCGCCCAACTCGACCTACAAAGTCTCCGACGGCTCCGGCAACGGATGTTCGCGCGGTCTGGCCCAGTGCGTGCCGGGAACTTTCGCCCGATACCACCAACCCGGCACGTCGAACGACATCTACGATCCCGTCGCCAACATCGCCGCATCGATGAACTACCTGGTCGGAAACTATGGCGTCGCCCCGGACGGTTCGGACATTCTCGCCAAGATCCCGCAAGCCAACCCTGGCGTCCACCAGGGCTACTGA
- a CDS encoding WXG100 family type VII secretion target, translating into MTVTISTVSGSQPEQVLAAAAHAGNSATTVSQQIDAGKQNLAALKSGWEGGASEAAVASAERTLIEQQKISDVLRQLQSALSDGGSQLSAIRSGIVDGVESLTQQGWHVADDGTVTVRPGSPLDQLAKLSPVTAMQLRQIAAASSVKLKAMLAQFDGADRALADAVRKATAGLDASAAPAGPPNRSDNPSPSEPKPKDGNTTAPEPGPGAKPGGVDGSGQTTPPTQKPAPGSPQSAPRTPAQPPSAPTPRPASGTTPAQAGPSTPGRNPGAAPTRPASTNTGSAPVQANTPAQEPATRSGPTSAPSGAGAPPVGRGGPASATASMPATSAPTRFDGGTATATGTASAATSGGERVFTAFDGGAGNLPTGWKAEVDDDGFTHRIWVDEGEELEHDDW; encoded by the coding sequence ATGACGGTCACGATTTCTACGGTCAGCGGTTCGCAACCCGAGCAGGTGCTGGCTGCCGCAGCCCATGCCGGGAATTCGGCGACCACCGTCAGTCAGCAGATCGACGCCGGGAAGCAGAACCTGGCCGCTTTGAAAAGTGGTTGGGAGGGAGGCGCTTCCGAGGCTGCGGTCGCCAGTGCGGAACGTACACTCATCGAGCAGCAGAAGATTTCCGACGTGCTCCGTCAGCTGCAGTCCGCACTGTCCGACGGTGGATCGCAATTGTCAGCCATCCGCTCCGGCATCGTCGACGGAGTCGAATCGTTGACCCAGCAGGGTTGGCACGTCGCCGATGACGGCACCGTGACGGTGCGTCCGGGAAGCCCACTGGACCAACTGGCGAAGCTGAGTCCGGTCACCGCCATGCAACTTCGGCAGATTGCCGCAGCCAGCTCGGTCAAGCTCAAGGCAATGCTGGCGCAGTTCGACGGTGCGGACCGGGCCTTGGCCGACGCGGTTCGCAAGGCGACCGCAGGGCTCGACGCGTCAGCTGCCCCGGCCGGACCCCCGAATCGCTCAGACAATCCGTCGCCCAGCGAACCAAAACCCAAGGACGGCAACACCACTGCGCCCGAGCCCGGCCCGGGCGCCAAGCCGGGCGGCGTCGACGGTTCTGGCCAGACCACGCCTCCCACACAGAAGCCTGCGCCCGGCAGTCCACAAAGCGCCCCGCGCACGCCCGCCCAACCTCCGTCCGCGCCGACGCCGCGGCCCGCGTCCGGCACGACGCCGGCGCAGGCAGGCCCGTCGACCCCAGGCCGCAACCCCGGTGCAGCGCCGACTCGACCGGCATCGACGAACACCGGATCTGCGCCCGTCCAGGCCAACACCCCGGCACAAGAACCGGCCACCCGCTCAGGCCCGACATCAGCTCCGTCCGGTGCGGGCGCCCCGCCGGTCGGCAGGGGCGGGCCAGCCAGCGCAACCGCCTCGATGCCTGCGACGTCGGCGCCAACCCGGTTCGACGGCGGCACCGCCACGGCGACCGGCACCGCATCCGCTGCCACCAGCGGTGGCGAGCGCGTGTTCACCGCATTCGACGGTGGCGCGGGGAACTTGCCGACCGGATGGAAAGCCGAAGTCGACGACGATGGATTTACTCACCGCATCTGGGTCGATGAAGGCGAAGAGCTCGAACACGACGACTGGTGA